The Panicum virgatum strain AP13 chromosome 3N, P.virgatum_v5, whole genome shotgun sequence genome includes the window aggagcggctgctgctgctgggcttTGCTCGCACTAACGGCAGGCCCATCTCGGCCCAATTCCACCTCCACACGGTTCTCCTCCCTCCACTGAGGAGAGAGGATGGGCAGCGGGATGGGCGCGtacggcggcgcggtgcggccGGTGGAGAGCGCGGCGGGGGAGACGATGCTCCTCTGGGGCCTCGGCCAGCCCACGGCGCACCGCAACAACGCCTTGGTCCGCCAGGCCGCGCACTCCTTCGAGCTCGACGCCTGCGGGCGGCGCCTCTCCCTGCTGCAGTCCCCCTCCTCCATGGCCACCCCGGGGGTCACCGGGGCGGTCGTCTGGGACAGCGGCGTCGTGCTCGCCAAGTTTCTCGAGCACGCCGTCGACTCCCAGCAGCTGCTGATGCGCGACGCGCGAGCCGTCGACCTCGGATCCGGATGCGGCCTGGTGGGGTGCGTCGCCGCGCTGCTGGGAGCCCATGTGGTCCTCACCGACCTCCCCGACCGCCTCAAGCTGCTCAGGAAGAACGTCAGCCTCAACGTCGACGACCCCCACGTCCCGGGCTCCGCTCGGGTCACGGAGCTTGTATGGGGCGATGATCCTCACCATGAATTGGTTCGGGAGCCACTGCCCAATTTCGGTGACTGACTGCTCCCCGCATTTTATTCCCTTCTTTCGTGCTGCCTGCCTCTGATTCATCCTCATGTACAACACGATTGATTTGATGATCCTTCCTCTAATTCTTTCATGTTTCAGTGCTCGGCTCCGACGTCATCTACAACGAGGAAGCGGTGGATGATCTGCTGCTCACCCTCAACCAACTCTCAGGACAACACACCACAATACTACTAGCTGGAGAGCTCCGCAACGGTGAAGGCTTCTCGTCCCtgttctctttttccttttgggATGGGATCCACTGAGTCACTCGTCAAACCCCAAATAAATGTTTCTCTTGCGATTGTGCAGATGCTGTGCTGGAGTGCTTCTTGGAGGCAGCAATGGAGGACTTCCTCATTGCCTGCATCGAGCAGGACCAATGGCACCCTGAATTCCGCAGCAACCGGGTAGCCTTGTTTATCTTGGTCAAGAAACCAAAGCGATCTAGCACAGACTAGTCATCTACTACTCTCCTTGCTGTAGAAGAAGTATAGGAGGCATCCACGTCTATCCTTTCCAATGATGATGTTGTGATAGCCAAGGTTCTAGCACTGGCCTAAGCCACAGCATTAGTTTGATTGTTCACTAGCCTTCAGCTTAGTATGTGAAGTTTGTATACGAGTGAAGAGAGGCTTGATAACAGAAGCTGCAGATGCACACTGTAACAATCTGGTAATGGCAAAACATAGGCCAATGTTTTAGGCTGTTAGTCCATCAAAATAGCATTGAGAATTTTTCTTAGAAAGATTGTGTACAATGTACTACTCAAATGAGTTTTGGATCAAATTTGAATATGgaatcagaattcagaaactTATGACAGTATGAAAGACTCAATAACCAATCTTATTGATTTTTGTTTCTGCTTAAGTATATAGCTAGTCATTATGGGCTATTCCTTGTAAATATTAGCTGCATATTATCTTATTCTCATCCTTCACATCCGCACTAGTGTTAATATTCTAGGGATACTATCTCATCATAAGTAACAACAAAGTTCAGATGTTTTGCAACCTAAGCAACAGACGCAGCTGCCTTGCACCAGTGACAAATTATAGTCATAACAGCCATCTGTTCCTTATCTTGTACAGAAATAGTTAATCCTGTTTGCACCATCTTCAAGCCCACTTCCTTTCCAGCATCTTCCTATGCAAAGGAGAGCTTTCCATCATAAGGTATACAAGGACAGTTGAGGAATTTCTTTACATAGCAGTAGGCTTGCTACGTCTCTGCACAATTCCACCCAACCACACCCGGTTCAGAGCTGAATCCAGCAGCATCAGCACTTATTAGGCAAACAAGTTAACCAGGCCTCTCTTACGACTTAATGGTGAATTTCCATTGCAGTTGCACATAATCCGGCAGAGCAACTAGTAAATATAATAGACTAAGCACAAGCAAGCCTTGATCTATCCAATTTTGTTATATTGGAGTAGTTTCATTTAATTGTTATAAAGCAATAAGCTGTGATTATTAGATGGTGCAAAGTTACCGAGCACGTGTAGCAGTAAGCAAAGCACATGCACAATGGTATAGCAGATCGTAGATCAGGCACGGCTATCTCCAGGTAGCATCACAAATAGCAATAACATGATTGATCACCTCACAACGTAATCATGTTGTTCACTAATCACACGTCACCAGTAATTGCTGCAGAGGGACAAGAAATTGCAAGGGCGGCGTGCTGTTTGAGCTGGTGGTTCGTGGCTTCAGTTTAGTGGAAAGTGGAGCTCTTCAAACTTCAATGCattcaggccctgtttagttcccacccccataaaccccgtaaacgcaaaaaaaacgtcacatcgaatgtttcgacacatgcatggagtactaaatgaagtctatttataaaactttttgcatggatgggctgtaaatcgcgagacgaatctaatgagcctacataatccatgatttgcaacagtgatgctatagtaaccatccgctaattattaattaattagcatcattagattcgtctcgcgatttacaacccatctgtgcaaaaagttttgtaaatagacttcatttagtacttcaaattagcaagattccgtcgcaaaatttttttgcgtttcatctaaacacaccctcagtGGAAATTGTTATGCTCTTTTCTAAGAACCCATTTGCTATCTAGTGTTGTATGCCACGTGCATAAGCTCCATTTCTCAAGGTTAATATTCTTGTATCTGTATATGTGGAACTACTAGATTGGGTAGCTGATATATGGAGCAACTGCCTTTGTTGATGTCGGGTTCCTTGATATAACTATTTATATGGTGATTCCGCCGCAACTGATGAAAAATACATCGATACATTGCATATAGTGTTTACACTTTACAATGTGTATGCGGCATCTCTACCcctactccccccccccccccatcagGTAACTAGGCTATCAAGTTCCTCAGCAGTAGCTGACATTCTGTCAAACATTTGTTTGCATGCACTCGGTCACTGATCACTCACCAATAATCTACATTCTATTGAAAAAAATATTGGTCATGTTTCTTTCTGTTATCTTGTTGAAGCTGCTTGACAGATAAGCCTGAGGGACTCAGCAAAATCATCCAAAAGCTGATGAGAATCTGGAAACTGAGCATCATCCACTGCGAGGACAAGCTTCATGGAATTCACATAGCTTTGGTAATGTACAGTCAGAGCCTATAGACATTCAGATGGCATAATAAACTCATGAGGATCTGGAAGCTGTGCGAGTGTTCAACATTGTTGACAGATAGAGAGTGCTTACATGTGGATGCCCATAGACAGAGGGGGCAATGTAGACGATTGGATGGCCATAGAAGTCCACCTTCTCCACAGGTCCAACCATGCTTGAGAATGACAAGGTGGTATTTGTGAACATTCCATAGCAGAGAGCTGCTGCTACCTATACAAGTTTCACAGTTAGTCAAGAGCTGCAGAGTAGACAAAAAGATGGCTCAATCTGTCCCAAGGAGTTTAATTTGGCAAAAACCAAAAGTGACACCTCTGGTTACGACAAAACGTCAAAAAAACATGTTGTGAGGGTGAAAATTTTATAGCGATCAGAGTGTTGCCATGTGATCATCTTTTTAGTGAACGTAATTGTGACTGTTCGTTTATTTCTCTAAATTTGAGTCTAAACAATCAGAACGATAGGTTTCTACTCGAAATGAATGGCATCAAACTGTCAAATCTCACAAGCTTACAAGCAAAACAAATCAATAACCAAAGCAAACATGTTGATATCTTAGTAGAAACCATACCTTCATGCCAAAAAGTTTGACTATTAGGTTCCCGCTCCAGTATGTGAAGACTGCTTCTAATGACGTCTTCTTCCTTTCAGCTATCCTTTTCCCTTGGCGGATGTATTCTAGAGGATCATTGTGCATGGCTATATGGAAAGGTAGTATAATGTAACCAATCAGATTCCCCCATTTCGcaccattgctcttgctagaatCCATCATTTCTGCCAATGCCTGCTCAAACCaaaacaaaattataaattcaaaATGAATTATCCAAAGACAATATACAACATAAAAGGCTCAAAGTATTGATTTATTCTTCAGAACaaatgaaataattacatgtaAGCCAGGTGTTTTCCTAAGGTTAACAAGGAGTGCCGATCGCACACAAATGCTCTTCTGTGATTTTTTCCTCTCGTTGTTGGTATCACCTGTGATGAAGTTGAAGAAATGTGAGaattaaatacatatttttttatttttgtaaagGAAATGCAGAATGCTAATCTGGAACATGATCGATGTGGTGAAATTACAAGTCTACACTTACTAGTCTTCCGGAAATAATACCGCGACAATCCTGCATTAGTCACTCCAACCAGTACATCGTTGACAGTCTGCAAAAAGCCATCAGAAGCTGCATTTTGTTCAATCCTTCAAAGAAGAAGGAGATCTACATCTACTTGAATAATAGGAGCAGCAAAACAAAAGAGAAGCTCTTACACACTTCATGGCATTCTTGACGAACTTGACGTCGTCGAGGCTGAGCGTGCGGTGCACGAAGCGCTTGCGGCGGAACTCGACGCCCTCGGACGCGGCCATGAGCGGCGTGCGCGGGTCGCGCAGGAACCACGCCGTGGCCACGAAGCCCAGAACGTCCACCACCGTGTGCCACGCGAGCACGACGTACGACCACAGCCACAGCGCGAGCGCCACGAGGCCCGCCGagagcggcgggcgcgggcgcgcgtgCACGGGCCccgcccggcgcggcgcgggcggcagcTCCGGCAGCCGCGCCGGGTCCGCGGCGCTGCGGGTGCACGCGATGAGGAGCGAGAGCAGCGAGACGCCGTCGCCGAGGGAGTGGTGCAtgcggacgacgacggcggaggCCGCCTCGGAGGTCGGGAAGTCGAGGACGTGGAGCTCCCAGAGCGGGCGGGAGTGGTCCATGGGCGCCGTGGACAGCGAGGACAGGTAGTCCTCCACGGCCTGGTCGGGGTTGGCCGTCGTGGCAGCCGGGTCCAGGCAGGGGACGATGATGTGGTCGTCCAGGTTCACCGTGGTCCGCACCCACCGCGGCCTCCCGTGCTTGTTCACATCATCCTTCACCTGCAGCGATGTCTGACGTGTTAAGAAGATGAATCCAAGCAATATGCGAACGAGCAAGCAACACGCAACAGAGATCTTTTTCACAACTCGCTCCTTTTTCTTTGGGTCCCTTTTCAATAACGGGCCTACCCTATTAATTTGCACCAAATCTTTGGTCACCAACTAACCCACCAAGTGGAAAACAAACAAATATGGGCAAATCTGTTAGAAAAAGGGAGACGGAGTTTAGACAACCACACGCCTTCTGCATGGTCCTGCACAAACTTATGATCCTTGTGACCTTGTCTCCGCGATCTGTTTCTGCTGGAGACGATGCGTGTAGATGGCGATGACAAGAGGTTTCCAGGGTCCATGTCCTGGATTATTGTCTTCATGTTTGCGCTGGCATGCGTTCCCTTGCTTCCTCATTTGCCCAGTCAAACGGCTGTTATATTGGAGAAGACTCAAGGGAGAGAACAGGCCGCACGCAGCTTCGGTGCAGGAACACGTAAGCATCAATACTCTTCGTGACGGAAGGGCGCATTCATCACGACGGTGAGAGCGGAATGGAGCATGCAagaaggatgcaagtgggtaaCTAAATGGTATTTTCTAGATCAGCTAATTAATTATGATGACATATCATTTCAGTTTATTTCCCCTCCTATATTATTTACGTATAATgtcattctagttcattttatcaatCTTTTAGATTGACCCAATAATCTAAAAATTATAGAACTTGCGTTCCTATCAGGAGAGGGGGGGTTGAAAAGGAGAGGTTAGTCTGTTGTGATAAACTAGAGAATACCCCATGCCTTCTTGCCAGGATTCCTTCAGCCATCTTCACCAAATTGTGTTCACCACTGCAGGTTGCTTGGCACCGATTGCCATTTTGCTTTTGTTGGATGCAAAGGCGGATCGAGATACCCAAGAAAGCCAGATTTGTCTAAGTGCAACTAGATTCCTCAAACAGATCGCTAGGTTTGGGGAACTGGTTTTCTATGGCAATTTTGGAACCATGCACCGGAAAACACAACCCACCTTTGATGAAGCGACTTTTTTTGTGGAAGAAACCTTTGATGAAGCGATGACTAAGGTAATCGAGGCCAAGAAAGACAACGGAAGCTAAAAAAAGGCCAGGACGCGTGCAACATCAACta containing:
- the LOC120664687 gene encoding protein N-lysine methyltransferase METTL21A, with the protein product MGSGMGAYGGAVRPVESAAGETMLLWGLGQPTAHRNNALVRQAAHSFELDACGRRLSLLQSPSSMATPGVTGAVVWDSGVVLAKFLEHAVDSQQLLMRDARAVDLGSGCGLVGCVAALLGAHVVLTDLPDRLKLLRKNVSLNVDDPHVPGSARVTELVWGDDPHHELVREPLPNFVLGSDVIYNEEAVDDLLLTLNQLSGQHTTILLAGELRNDAVLECFLEAAMEDFLIACIEQDQWHPEFRSNRVALFILVKKPKRSSTD
- the LOC120664688 gene encoding O-acyltransferase WSD1-like; the protein is MDPGATADPTAPSALRKRPISVDTSRRGGDGASREPAARRSERGPSDARPEGEREEESSMAAAARGVELEAGEPMSPAGRLFRETHFNCYIVAAIGLGAAVDLAAARAGLEATLVRHPRFSSTQVKDDVNKHGRPRWVRTTVNLDDHIIVPCLDPAATTANPDQAVEDYLSSLSTAPMDHSRPLWELHVLDFPTSEAASAVVVRMHHSLGDGVSLLSLLIACTRSAADPARLPELPPAPRRAGPVHARPRPPLSAGLVALALWLWSYVVLAWHTVVDVLGFVATAWFLRDPRTPLMAASEGVEFRRKRFVHRTLSLDDVKFVKNAMKCTVNDVLVGVTNAGLSRYYFRKTSDTNNERKKSQKSICVRSALLVNLRKTPGLHALAEMMDSSKSNGAKWGNLIGYIILPFHIAMHNDPLEYIRQGKRIAERKKTSLEAVFTYWSGNLIVKLFGMKVAAALCYGMFTNTTLSFSSMVGPVEKVDFYGHPIVYIAPSVYGHPHALTVHYQSYVNSMKLVLAVDDAQFPDSHQLLDDFAESLRLICQAASTR